One Periophthalmus magnuspinnatus isolate fPerMag1 chromosome 8, fPerMag1.2.pri, whole genome shotgun sequence genomic window carries:
- the camsap3 gene encoding calmodulin-regulated spectrin-associated protein 3 yields MLTMGDSPTMRKTFVVPDIKPLDLYDCSKAKICASVGWLLAKSYGSAENVPVELRDPFYCDQYEQEHLKPPVTRLLQSSELYCRTYGLIMGANQADSQPKDNVALLQLCAQRGITCKDQDVPVTDMDLRQKPIKMSAHLALIDALMSLAAMETLAALKSCGTVELQNSWEETVLQWLNKLNQKLRVRADDEENDTSQSITEPQPVQPSLRYRKDKVQTRQKPVFPVVNDVRDLSSGCAIVAVIHYYCPDLLKLEDVCMKESMSVADSVYNLQFILEFCDSCLKSCCHLTLEDMLYMPQELQVNVLSFLAELLNWFEVQTPEFVQPFDTSDGTSVKSNSSISTSPSIFKRPFLPISTSATGSLTQSTSMSHIEGVGKTWSKKSLSRPLSAVSFSIPFGLDSDVDIVMGDPVITRSVSSDQLNPGVQTRVPYTPPEDVKHVLNKPGGHNGPQRASWVTQSIDIPKVAEENGLDVNEAGELPTIEEALQIIHNESKMEQRLHPDGAPDGFYLHSPDDPASSRYTNSLSSVSSSAPSRSGMMFRPTGHKDPKRTRNASECSRDDDSVLRDGSVDSDASEDLPKTQSTPATPATSMRGKEAPDSGVKMTSFAERKKKQLLDSPKSSEPSSPQMTSWAQKSEESPSKSPQLNNEMSELGVRLEEKRKAIEAQKKRIEAIFAKHRQRLGKSAFLQLKKEQDEDGAGEGDGGQVIASSTEDDLSHLTLEDRLNMDVEDPGVKLPSASGQANAQGGQALNKQVLLSKEKPSILAENTSGQSNDKMAAPLGDYNNAVSKLTAALSSLQSDMQRLTEQQNQFMKKPASPSNKSWTIPASPAPPSSRLSRESTRDFSSSPNAPSPSRRIINHTTPPKSPKMVQRRAQSVPPKSPKHNQHIRQPDMKVPTVSRFLNAPQDVDRIPHLRRVSPSQSQVQTSSAFSIGDAENLDDLRSFGPTPVPTPALTPSSSPAPQLTTEDALYEVGSVDDQSIFSMDFEARPSSLPKKDKLTGGGGSSGAPSECSFESDAPAAGMNGKRGSLIEISLSALRGDGEEEETGADGLSDSVSEQAESELRGGLGFFFKDDKERTEDEMAQRKAALLEKQLKRAEEMKRRKLEQEKEKESNKPQWMIIEGWGNKADEQPLTPGTPTTPRTPPAEGTPQRRGDFTRQEYERRQQLKIMEDLGKVLKQKPTTVRGVKKQRPKTVFRDDSVLSNSPAKGLMGNKLSKVYSHSSMNLSSMANDTGGLTVRKSPSRSHSPARHRSPGRRGSQNDWENGSTISSPASIPEYTGPKLYKEPSFKSNKFIIHNAITRCCLAGKVNEPQKNKIVEEMEKSTANHFLILFRDSSCQFRAIYTMNPETEEMERLTGIGPRVITPEMVESIYKYSSDRKQFTVIPSKTMSMSVDAITIPGHFWQKRPGTPKKLGTPK; encoded by the exons AGTGCTCACCTTGCATTGATAGATGCCCTGATGTCTCTGGCAGCCATGGAGACACTAGCAGCATTGAAGTCATGTGGGACTGTGGAGTTGCAAAACAGTTGGGAGGAGACTGTACTTCAATGGCTGAACAAG TTGAATCAGAAACTCAGAGTTCGCGCAGATGATGAGGAAAATGACACATCTCAATCCATCACAGAACCTCAACCTGTTCAGCCTTCT CTTCGCTACAGGAAAGATAAAGTGCAGACCAGACAGAAGCCCGTGTTTCCAGTGGTTAATGACGTCAGAGACTTGTCCAGTGGCTGTGccattgttgctgttattcatTACTATTGTCCCGACTTGTTAAAACTTGAAG ATGTATGTATGAAAGAGTCTATGTCTGTAGCAGACAGTGTATACAACCTGCAGTTCATCCTAGAGTTTTGTGACAGTTGTCTGAAGAGCTGCTGCCACCTGACACTGGAGGACATGTTGTACATGCCCCAAGAACTACAG GTAAATGTGCTAAGTTTCTTAGCTGAGTTGCTAAATTGGTTTGAAGTACAAACACCTGAATTTGTTCAGCCATTTGATACGTCAG atGGCACCTCGGTAAAGTCAAATAGCAGTATCAG tacttCCCCTTCTATTTTTAAGAGGCCCTTCCTCCCTATATCCACATCTGCGACAG GCTCTTTGACTCAGTCTACCTCAATGTCTCATATAGAAGGAGTGGGAAAGACGTGGAGCAAGAAATCTCTCAG TCGACCACTGTCAGCAGTGTCCTTTAGCATTCCCTTTGGCCTGGACAGTGATGTAGACATTGTGATGGGAGATCCAGTAATAACACGCTCTGTAAGTTCAGACCAGTTAAATCCAGGAGTCCAGACAAGAGTACCCTACACTCCTCCTGAAGACGTCAAGCATGTTCTCAACAAACCTGGGGGGCATAATGGACCCCAGAGGGCATCATGGGTAACCCAGTCTATAGATATTCCTAAAGTGGCAGAGGAAAATGGCCTTGACGTCAATGAAGCGGGGGAGCTGCCCACAATCGAGGAGGCTCTTCAGATCATCCACAACGAGAGCAAGATGGAGCAGCGGCTTCACCCTGATGGTGCCCCAGATGGCTTCTACCTCCACTCCCCTGATGACCCTGCAAGCTCCAGATACACCAACAGCTTGTCCTCCGTCAGCTCTTCTGCTCCTTCACGCTCAGGAATGATGTTCAGACCCACTGGGCACAAAGATCCCAAACGCACGAGAAATGCCTCTGAATGTTCACGAGATGATGACTCTGTTTTAAGAGATGGCAGTGTGGACTCTGATGCCTCAGAGGATCTGCCTAAGACCCAGTCCACTCCAGCTACACCCGCCACCTCTATGAGAGGCAAAGAAGCACCTGACAGTGGTGTTAAAATGACCAGCTTTGCAGAACGCAAGAAAAAACAGTTATTAGATTCTCCCAAGTCTAGTGAACCATCATCTCCTCAGATGACTTCATGGGCACAAAAGTCTGAAGAAAGTCCAAGCAAAAGCCCACAGCTAAATAATGAGATGTCAGAGCTTGGAGTTCGACTTGAGGAAAAACGCAAAGCCATTGAAGCCCAGAAGAAACGCATAGAGGCCATTTTTGCAAAGCACAGGCAAAGACTGGGGAAAAGTGCCTTTTTACAACTGAAGAAGGAGCAGGACGAGGATGGTGCAGGTGAAGGAGATGGTGGCCAAGTAATTGCTTCATCTACAGAGGATGACCTGTCACATCTGACTTTAGAGGACAGACTGAACATGGATGTTGAGGATCCAGGTGTGAAGCTCCCATCAGCATCAGGACAAGCCAATGCACAAGGAGGACAAGCACTTAACAAACAAGTCCTTCTGTCCAAAGAAAAGCCAAGCATCCTTGCAGAGAACACCTCGGGACAATCAAATGATAAAATGGCAGCTCCTCTTGGAGACTATAACAATGCTGTTTCCAAGCTGACAGCAGCACTAAGCTCCTTACAAAGTGACATGCAGCGATTGACTGAACAACAAAACCAATTTATGAAAAAACCTGCTTCACCAAGTAACAAATCCTGGACAATACCGGCTAGCCCAGCACCTCCCTCTTCTCGCCTCTCCAGAGAGTCTACACGAGACTTCAGTTCATCTCCCAATGCGCCATCTCCATCACGTAGAATCATAAATCACACCACACCCCCCAAATCTCCCAAAATGGTACAAAGGAGAGCTCAGTCTGTGCCCCCCAAGAGTCCTAAACACAACCAACATATTCGCCAACCGGATATGAAGGTCCCAACGGTGTCACGGTTTCTTAATGCACCACAAGATGTAGATCGTATCCCTCATCTTCGTCGGGTCAGCCCTTCACAATCTCAGGTTCAGACTTCTTCCGCATTTTCCATTGGTGATGCCGAAAACCTTGATGATTTGCGCTCATTTGGTCCAACCCCCGTGCCCACACCTGCTCTGACTCCATCATCCAGCCCAGCACCACAACTCACGACAGAGGACGCCTTGTACGAAGTGGGGTCTGTAGACGATCAGAGTATTTTCAGTATGGACTTTGAGGCAAGACCCTCCTCTTTGCCTAAAAAGGACAAGTTAACGGGTGGTGGCGGCAGCTCGGGGGCTCCTTCAGAGTGCTCCTTTGAGAGTGACGCACCAGCAGCAGGAATGAATGGAAAACGTGGTAGCCTGATTGAGATCTCCCTGTCAGCTctcagaggagatggagaggaggaggaaacaggagctGATGGGTTATCTGATTCAGTAAGTGAACAGGCCGAGTCTGAGCTCAGAGGAGGTTTGGGATTCTTtttcaag GATGATAAAGAGCGAACAGAAGATGAAATGGCTCAGCGTAAAGCTGCTCTGCTtgaaaaacaactgaaaagagCTGAAGAGATGAAACGACGCAAACTGGAGcaagaaaaggaaaaagagTCCAA CAAGCCACAGTGGATGATCATTGAGGGCTGGGGAAACAAAGCTGACGAGCAGCCTCTTACTCCTGGCACACCCACAACTCCACGTActccaccagcagagggcacccCACAGCGCAGAGGGGACTTCACCAGGCAGGAGTATGAGAGGCGACAACAGCTGAAGATTATGGAAGACCTGGGCAAAGTGCTCAAGCAAAAACCCACCACTGTCCGTGGAGTCAAGAAACAGAGACCCAAGACTGTCTTCAGGGATGACTCTGTCCTGTCCAACAGTCCTGCTAAAGGCTTGATGG GCAACAAACTGAGCAAGGTGTACTCTCACTCCAGCATGAATTTGTCTTCAATGGCAAATGACACAGGAGGACTTACTGTCAGAAAATCTCCCAG CCGCTCTCACTCACCTGCACGTCATCGGTCACCGGGACGACGAGGCTCCcaaaatgactgggaaaatggTTCCACTATTTCATCACCTGCTTCAATACCAGAATATACAG GACCAAAGCTGTACAAAGAGCCAAGTTTTAAGTCCAACAAGTTTATAATCCATAATGCAATCACTCGCTGTTGCCTAGCTGGGAAGGTCAATGAACCACAGAAAAACAAGATTGTGGAG GAAATGGAAAAGAGCACAGCCAACCACTTCCTCATCCTGTTCAGAGACTCCAGCTGCCAGTTCAGAGCCATTTACACCATGAacccagagacagaggagatggagCGGCTCACTGGCATCGGGCCTCGAGTCATTACTCCTGAAATGGTGGAGTCTATTTACAAATACAGCTCTGATCGAAAACAATTCACTGTCATACCGTCCAAAACTATGTCGATGAGTGTGGATGCCATCACTATACCCGGCCACTTTTGGCAAAAACGACCAGGGACTCCGAAGAAGCTTGGGACACCCAAATGA
- the LOC117375364 gene encoding microfibril-associated glycoprotein 4-like codes for MSTKMHVLGLLLLIPVATHTRVFIPVDCSDLYDKGYGHSGVHNIYPAGPLSPTQVYCDMDEGNEGKKWTVIHRRKDGTVNFYRGWDQYKAGFGQASGEYWLGLETIHTLTSRKNYALRVEMEDFEGAKVFAHYSSFSVGAEEEGYKLSVSGFVDGGAGDSLSDHNGFKFSTFNKDQDTGDANCAKHYLGAWWYGQCHSSNPNGMYLWGSSTYGQGINWSSWKGYEYSMKAIAMKIRPSGHE; via the exons ATGAGCACAAAAATG CATGTTTTAGGCTTGTTGCTGTTGATCCCAGTGGCCACCCACACCCGAGTCTTTATCCCTGTGGACTGCAGTGACCTGTACGACAAAGGCTATGGACACAGCGGAGTGCACAACATTTACCCAGCAGGGCCACTGTCTCCTACACAAGTCTACTGCGACATGGATGAGGGGAATGAAGGCAAAAAATGGACA GTCATTCATAGAAGAAAAGATGGTACTGTTAACTTTTACAGAGGCTGGGACCAGTATAAAGCAGGTTTTGGACAGGCATCTGGAGAATACTGGTTAG GTCTGGAGACCATTCACACTCTCACCTCGAGGAAGAACTATGCACTGAGAGTTGAGATGGAGGACTTTGAAGGAGCCAAAGTCTTTGCTCATTACTCGTCCTTCTCGgtgggtgcagaggaggagggctaCAAGCTCAGTGTGAGTGGATTTGTGGACGGTGGAGCTG GGGATTCACTGAGTGACCATAATGGCTTCAAGTTTTCCACATTTAACAAGGATCAAGATACTGGTGATGCAAACTGTGCCAAGCACTACTTAGGAGCATGGTGGTATGGACAGTGCCACAGTTCCAATCCCAATGGGATGTACCTCTGGGGCAGCTCTACCTATGGACAAGGAATCAACTGGTCCTCTTGGAAAGGGTATGAATACTCAATGAAAGCCATTGCAATGAAAATTAGACCAAGTGGACATGAatga
- the nr5a5 gene encoding nuclear receptor subfamily 5, group A, member 5, whose protein sequence is MDPPGFPPHHRAPRAGSSVAHMEERVQAEAAPTSPELNTETDTKPESQESCPVCGDKVSGYHYGLLTCESCKGFFKRSVQNNKHYTCTEQQNCPMNLTQRKRCPYCRFQKCLAVGMKKEAVRADRMRGGRNRFGPLYRRDRQIKQQRSYQQTNAAPYRIKMESAIPHQSVTSNDLYPADWSLNTTLSSSTFQQCHMYHTDMSHPEASAHWDCSMNPDRGITSSSLHYPNRLPQTLVACTQEKSLTSFDYHTASTSHPLDKPTSESYTPRNALTVSSNVNTDPSLDHTSPLAQGPSYSSLPSNFLDSLLESEQDENQLCAKVLSSLQREQANRGQHDRLNTFSIMCKMADQTLFGLVEWARNSALFKELKVEDQMQLLQNCWSELLVLDHLCRQVTYGKEGCIYLVTGQQIEVSTIISQAGATLSSLVSRAQDLVTKLKELKFDRKEFVCLKYLVLFNPDVKSVVSRRQVEQTQERVNRALMEHTQQSHPGHADKFGQLLLRLPEVRSISLQVEEYLYQRHLLGDLPCNSLLTEMLHTKHN, encoded by the exons ATGGACCCACCGGGTTTCCCCCCACACCACAGGGCCCCCCGGGCAGGATCGTCTGTAGCCCACATGGAGGAGAGGGTACAGGCAGAAGCAGCACCCACAT CCCCAGAGTTAAACACAGAGACTGACACCAAACCTGAATCACAGGAGAGCTGTCCAGTTTGTGGAGACAAAGTGTCTGGTTATCACTATGGCCTCCTCACCTGTGAGAGCTGCAAG ggTTTTTTCAAGCGGTCAgtgcaaaacaacaaacactacACCTGTACAGAACAACAGAATTGCCCTATGAACCTCACTCAGAGGAAGCGCTGTCCTTACTGCCGCTTCCAGAAGTGTTTAGCAGTGGGCATGAAGAAAGAAG CTGTACGAGCTGACCGTATGAGAGGTGGAAGAAATAGATTTGGCCCTTTATATCGTCGGGACAGGCAGATAAAACAGCAAAGGTCTTATCAACAGACAAATGCCGCCCCCTACCGGATTAAAATGGAAAGTGCAATACCACACCAATCTGTGACTTCAAATGACCTTTACCCTGCTGATTGGAGCTTAAATACGACATTGTCTTCAAGTACTTTTCAACAATGTCACATGTACCACACAGATATGTCTCATCCAGAAGCATCCGCTCACTGGGACTGTAGTATGAACCCCGATAGAGGGATCACTTCTTCATCACTGCACTACCCCAACAGGCTTCCTCAAACCTTAGTGGCATGCACCCAGGAAAAATCTCTTACATCTTTTGATTACCATACAGCTTCTACCAGCCATCCATTGGACAAACCGACTAGCGAATCTTACACACCAAGAAATGCTCTAACGGTATCttcaaatgtaaacacagacCCCAGTTTGGACCACACGTCACCCCTAGCCCAAGGCCCTTCCTACAGCTCACTTCCATCCAACTTTTTAGATTCACTTCTTGAGTCAGAACAAGATGAAAATCAGTTATGTGCAAAAGTCCTTTCCAGTCTGCAGCGAGAACAAGCCAACCGAGGCCAGCACGATCGCCTAAACACATTCAGCATCATGTGCAAAATGGCTGACCAGACACTTTTTGGGCTTGTTGAGTGGGCCAGAAATAGTGCACTTTTTAAGGAGCTCAAG GTAGAAGACCAAATGCAGCTGCTGCAGAACTGCTGGAGTGAACTGCTGGTGTTGGACCATCTCTGCAGACAGGTGACCTATGGGAAAGAGGGCTGTATATATCTGGTCACAGGACAACAG ATTGAGGTCTCCACCATCATCTCACAGGCTGGAGCGACACTGAGCAGCCTCGTGTCCAGAGCGCAGGACCTGGTGACCAAGTTAAAAGAGCTAAAGTTTGACAGAAAAGAGTTTGTCTGCCTCAAGTACCTAGTATTATTTAATCCCG ATGTGAAGTCCGTGGTGAGCCGCAGACAGGTGGAGCAGACGCAGGAGCGCGTGAACAGGGCGCTGATGGAGCACACCCAACAGTCACATCCGGGACATGCAGATAAGTTTGGGCAGCTTCTGCTCCGCCTGCCCGAAGTGCGCAGCATCAGTTTACAAGTGGAGGAGTATTTGTACCAGCGACACCTACTGGGAGACCTGCCCTGCAACTCACTGCTCACCGAGATGCTGCACACTAAACACAACTGA
- the soul5 gene encoding heme-binding protein 2, with translation MIYLTALVGFLLAQTAEAVVGSSEGSVCNETPQCLLFNTVCKSQNFEIRHYDPVKWVCTSFSAPTWMLGVGPAFWRMKNYLDDNQISMSAAPVFIDMPADDPPQKESSQSSWLDKLKNLSKLFPKMHEYTICFLLPMENQSNPPQPTNPKVKIVETGDRYMYVRPYNDWVKGDAAQAQVLFNSINITSYEKNHYAVGYNSPMNPNPYSEVWVLVDGEPRC, from the exons at GATCTACCTTACAGCACTTGTTGGCTTTTTGTTGGCTCAGACAGCTGAAGCTGTTGTGGG GAGCTCAGAGGGGTCTGTCTGTAATGAGACACCACAATGTCTCCTGTTCAACACAGTCTGTAAAAGCCAAAACTTTGAG ATCCGTCATTATGATCCTGTGAAATGGGTGTGCACATCCTTCAGCGCCCCCACTTGGATGCTTGGAGTAGGACCTGCATTTTGGCGTATGAAAAATTACCTAGATG ATAATCAGATCTCCATGAGTGCAGCTCCTGTCTTTATTGATATGCCAGCTGACGATCCTCCACAGAAAGAGAGCTCCCAGTCTTCTTGGCTTGATAAACTCAAGAACCTTTCAAAGTTGTTTCCCAAAATGCATGAGTACACAATCTGCTTTCTGCTCCCAATGGAGAATCAGAGCAACCCTCCGCAGCCTACTAATCCCAAG GTGAAGATCGTGGAGACTGGGGACAGATACATGTACGTCAGGCCCTACAATGACTGGGTGAAAGGGGACGCTGCTCAAGCTCAAGTGCTATTCAACAGTATCAATATAACCAGCTATGAAAAGAACCACTATGCCGTAGGATACAACAG TCCAATGAACCCCAATCCATATTCAGAAGTGTGGGTTTTGGTTGATGGTGAGCCACGCTGTTGA